One genomic region from Solwaraspora sp. WMMD792 encodes:
- the rpmE gene encoding 50S ribosomal protein L31: MKKDIHPEYVTTEVTCSCGASFTTRSTAPGGKIHAETCSACHPFYTGKQRVLDTAGRVAKFQQKYAKAKANKAK; this comes from the coding sequence GTGAAGAAGGACATCCACCCGGAGTACGTGACCACCGAGGTCACCTGCTCCTGCGGCGCGTCGTTCACCACCCGCAGCACCGCACCCGGCGGCAAGATCCACGCTGAGACCTGCAGCGCCTGCCACCCGTTCTACACCGGCAAGCAGCGCGTCCTCGACACCGCCGGCCGGGTCGCCAAGTTCCAGCAGAAGTACGCCAAGGCGAAGGCCAACAAGGCCAAGTAG